The DNA sequence CCCACCGCGATCTTTGTCCAGGATCACAGCGCGTATTCGCGCGCGGTGGTCAATGCATTCGAAAACTCGGGCTATTTCCGCATCGTGTCGGTCAATGATGCCGAGGTACAGGGCGATCGCCAGCTTGCGCGCGGCGAGGTCGCCTTCGTGGTCACGATCCCGGAGGGTTTCACCCGGCAATTGCTGCGCCGGGAGCAGCCGCAGCTGCTGCTCGAGGCCGACTCCACCGATCCCGCCGCATCGTCCAACGCGCTCGCGGCGGCGACGCAGCTGACACGCACCGCGCTGGCGCACCAGCGTCTCGGTGCCGCCGGCGCCGATTCCGGGCAGCCGCCATTCGATCTGGTGATGCACCGGCGCTACAACCCCGACGGTATCTCCCAGTACAACACCGTGCCCGGTCTGCTCGGCGTGATCCTGACCATGACCATGGTGATGATGCCGGCGCTGGCGCTGACCCGTGAAGTCGAGCGCGGCACGATGGAAAACCTGCTGGCGCTGCCGGTGCGGCCGATGGAAATGATGATCGGAAAGTTGCTGCCCTACATCGCCATGGGGGCGGTTCAGGTAGTGATCATCCTCACGGTTGCGCACGGGGTTTTCGAGGTGCCGATGCAGGGCTCCTATCCGCTGCTGTGCGTGATGCTGGCGCTGTTCATCGCCACGGTGTCGACCATGGGTTACCTGATCTCGACCGTGGCGCGCAACCAGATGCAGGCGATGCAGATGACGTTCTTCTTCTTTCTGCCCTCGATGCTGCTGTCGGGCTTCATGTTTCCGTTTCGCGGCATGCCGGCGTGGGCGCAGGGCATAGGCGAAGTGTTGCCGCTGACGCATTTTCTGCGCATCGTACGTGGCATCATGTTGAAGGGTGGCGGCTTTGCCGATGTTGCCCCCAATATCTGGCCACTGTTGCTGTTTCTGGTAGTGGTGTCGGCGATTGCACTGAGCCGCTTCCGGCATACGCTGGATTCCTGAAACAGCGATAATCGCTCGAGCGAAAAAACAACAGGGAGTGCTGCATGGATCTCGGGCTGAACGGAAAGACCGCCATCATCACCGGCGGCAGTGGCGGCGCCTGTATGCTCTAGCGCGGACCAGACGCCAACGCGCCACACCCCAGGAGAACAGATGGACATCGACAACAATTTCGATCAGCAGGGTGCAGGCGGCTGGCTGGCAGCGGCATTCGGGTCGATCGAGCTGGCCGCCTCGGCTCCGGCGCCACCCGCGATGTGATCCGCACGCATGACGGCTTCATTTTTCACGGCCCACGCCGAGGGCCTCTCCACTGCCGGAGTCATCGCCGAGCTCGATGGCGTGCTGGCGCGCGCGGACCTCGAGTTTTCATTGTTGCTGTCCGCTCCCGATCTGCTGGATCAGGTATTGATGCCGGTGGCGGCCAGATTTCCCGCGCAGCGGATATTCGGCTGCACCACCTCCGGCGAGATCACCGGGCGCGGTTATCACGAGAATTCGATGGTGTGCATCGGTTTTCGCAAGGGCGATTTCACCGCCGTATCGCGGCGCATCGACGGGTTGCGCGGCTTTGGTTTCCAGGACGCGCGCAACCTGGTGCTGTCGGCACAATGGGAGCTTCGCGAGCGCGCTCCGGACGCCGATGCGCGCAATACCTTTGCGTTGCTGCTGATCGACAGCACCAGCCAGGCAGAGGAATTCGTGGCGGCGGCACTCGGCAGCGAACTCGGCAATACCACGCTGATCGGTGGCTCGGCCGGAGACAACTGGAAGCTCAATCGCACGCCGGTGCTGGATTGCGGACAATTGCACGACGATGCCGCGGTGATGCTGCTGGTGCATACCGCGCTCGAATTCCGGCACTACAATTTCCATCACTACCGCCCATCGTCCACGCGCGGGGTCATCACCGCGGCCACGCCGGCGAAGCGGCTGGTCCACGAGATCAACGGCGCGCCGGCCATCGTCGAGTATGCGCGGCTGTGCGGCCTCGACGAGGCCGATATCGACGTCGAGCATCTTTCTTCGCACCCGATTATCCTGATGATCGGTGACAAGGGTTATGCACGCGGTTTTTCCCAGGTGCTCGAGGACAGTTCCATGCGCTTTGCCTGCGCGATCGACGAGGGCATGGTGTTTCGCGTCGCGCAGCCCGGCGATTTCGTGGGCCAGCTCGAGGAGCGCTTCGCGGCGCTGCGCCGCGAGATCGGCGCACCGCAACTGGTGCTCGCATTCGAGTGCGCGGCGCGCAAGGTGGAAGTCGAGCGCAATGGCATGCAAGCCGCGGTCGGCAGGCTGTTTGCACGCAACAATGTCTGGGGTTTCTCGTGCATGGGAGAGCAGGCCAATGCGATCAACATGAACAATTCCTTCAATTGCATCGCGTTCTCGGTCGGGCCATGAGCGAGAAGGCGGCAGCTGATGCCGGGACCGTCGCGGCGGCGGCGCGGATTGTCGCCCTCGAGCGGGCGATGCTGCGGTTGCAGCGCACCAACGAGACGCTGATGGATCGGGTAGAGCACCGGATCAGCCAGGAGGGCAATGCCTTTGCCGCATTCCAGACCGCGATCAACCTCGAGAAGACCGTTGCCGAACGCACCGCGGAACTGCGCGAGCTGAACCTGCGTCTCGAGCGCGAGCTGGAACTGCGCCGCAAGTACGAGGCAGCCCTGATTCGTGCCAAGCAGCAGGCGGAGGATGCAACGCGCAGCAAGACCCGTTTCGTCGCCTCCGCCAGCCATGACCTGCGCCAGCCTTTGAATGCCGCGATTCTCTATCTCGAATCGATGTCGCCGGCCGAACTCGATACCCGCAACGCCGAATCCCTGCGCGGGGTACAACTCGCGCTTGGTACGCTGAACAGCCTGCTCGGCACGCTGCTGGACATCTCGCGTCTCGACAGTGGCGCGATCCACCCGGATCCGGCGCATCATCGACTGGCGCCGATGCTCGAGCGCCTCGCGCGCGAGTACGGCTCGATGGCCGGCAGCGGAGTGCTGCGCCTGCGCATGGTGCCGCGTGACGCGGTTGTGCATACCGATGCCGCGCTGCTCGAGACGGTGTTGCGCAACCTGCTCAGCAACGCACTCAAATACGCCGGTGGCGGCAGGATCCTGCTCGCGGCGCGGCGCCGCGGCACGCAGCTGCGGGTGCAGGTGAGCGATACCGGGCCGGGTATCGATGCGCAGCACGTGAGTCGTATTTTCGAGGAGTTCTGGCGCGCGCCGGGCGCCGCGGAGGGTGCCGGCAGCATCGGCCTCGGGCTGTCGATCGTCGAGCGGATATCGCGCCTGCTGGAAACCCGGGTCGAGGTTCGCTCGAGCCTCGGGCGTGGCAGCACCTTCAGTCTCGATTTGCCGGCCGGAGATGCGCGCCAGCTCGCGGCTCCCGTGGTCGCGGCACTGAGCCATGCGCCGGCCACGTTTGCCGGGCGTTGCGTGGCGCTGGTCGACGACAACGAGCAGGTGCTGCGCAGCATGGAGCGGCTGCTCGAGGGATGGCAGTGCCGCACGGTCGCCGGCTCGTCGATCGAGGAGGTGCTCACGCGGCTGATCGATGCCGATCTGGTTCCGGACCTGTTGCTGGCGGACTATCATCTCGGCAATGCGCGCACCGGCCTCGATGCGCTCGCGGAGATTTCCGTCGAGTTTTCCGGGCCGCTGCCCGCGATCGTGGTGAGCAGCGATACCTCGCCGCAACTCACTGCGGAGCTTCAGCAGCGCGGCATTCCGTTCCTGACCAAGCCGGTGGAGGTTGCGCGCCTGCGGGCATTGATGCAGCACCTGCTGCGCGGCTGGTAGCCGCACGGATATCAGGAATCGAATGGTTTGCGGGTATTGAATTTGATTGATCTGGAGAGTGGATGTGAGTCAATCGGTGGTAACACAGGGTTCCAGATTGGCCGACAAGGTCACCGTCATCACCGGAGCGGGGCGGGGTATCGGTCGTGCCATGGCCGAGCTGTTTGCCGCCCAGGGTGCGGCGGTGGTGATCGTCGACGTGGTGGAACAGCTCGCCGCCCAGACCCTGGCGCTGATCAACGGTCGCGGCGATTGCATGGCGGCGGTCTGCGATATCTCTGACAGCGCCAAAGTACGGCAGTTGTTCGTCGATGTTCAGCAGCGTTATGGGCGGGTGGATGTACTGGTCAACGTTGCCGGTATAGCGGGACAGGGCAAGTCGCTGTCACAGATCGATGACGCGCTGTGGCAACGGATGCTGGATATCAATTTGAGTGGCAGCTTCTACTGTACTCGCGCCGCTGCCCTGGCGATGATTGAACAGAAGTTGTCGGGATCCATCATCAGCATTTCCAGTACCGGTGCTCTGAGTGGAGAGAGCGCGGTCCACTACGACACGGCCAAGGGTGCTCTGTTGTCGATGACGCGCTCTCTGGCACGCGAGTTGGGCGCACGCGGCATTCGCGTCAATGCCATTTGTCCGGGGCCGACCAATACCGAATTGCTGAGTGGCCTGACTCCGGAACAGCTACAGTCCCTCACCCGCCGCATTCCCTTGAAGCGCATGGCGGAGCCCGGGGATATCGCGGGCGCGGCCTTGTTTCTTGCCAGTGATGAATCGGCCTATGTGACCGGGCAAACGCTGCTGGTCAACGGCGGTTCGTGGTTTGTTTAAGCAGCAGCAGCAGTTGGCGGCAGGGCGATTGAGGTGAAACCATGGCAATAGAACGCATGACGGTGATTGGTTTGGGAAATATGGGGGGCTCAGTGGCCCTGGCCGTGCACAGGAATCCTGCCGCGGACGTCGAGGTTGTGGGCTATGTGCGCAATGAGGAAGCTGGACGCGAGGCTTTGCGCCTGGATGTGGTCGATCGGCTAAGTTTTGATCTGGCGGATGCGGTGCACGATGCGGATCTGGTAGTGCTGGCGACCCCGGTTTCGGCAATGGAGTCTGTCATGCGGCATATCAATCCCTATTTGGCCAAGGGCGCAGTGGTCACCGATGTCGGTAGCACCAAGGTCGAAGTCAATGCCTGGGGCCGACAATTGATCGGACACCCTGCCGTCTTTATCGGTGGTCATCCCATGGCTGGTAGTGCCGGCAGCGGACTTGCGGGTGCCAACGGGGAGGTGTTCAGGAACACCGTGTTTTGCGTTGTGGGCGAAGCTGATACACCAAAGGCGGCCAGTGAAGCGCTGCTGCAGCTGGTGCAGTGGATCGGCGCCACACCACTGCTGATGACTGCGCAGCAACATGACGATTATGTGGCGCATGTCAGTCACTTGCCCATGTTGCTGGCGTCCGCGCTGGTCACGTCCGTGTCCACGCACGAGGACTGGGACGTCATGTCCCGACTGGCTGCCCTCGGCTTTCGGGAAATGACCCGCAGTGCCGCGGGCAGCTCGGAAGTACGACACTCGATTTGCCGCACCAACAAAGCGGCAATCGTCGCATCGATCGATCGCTTTGTTGGCACATTGCAACAGTACCGGCAGCATATCGTGCAAGATGATGAGCAGCTGCTGCGCCTTTTTCAGGATGCGCGCGCGGCGCGACGCGACTGGGTGAATCGCCGCAACTAGCCCGCGCTGGCCGAATTGTGGATATGGGCTCGCAAGAATGAACTCAGCCCCGAGCGGCTGCGCCGCCTCGAGCTTTCCTCGCCACTGCGGTGCATCCTGGCTGCAGGTACCATCCAAGTTTGCATTAAAAACAATAAATCACCTTAACTGATATTTATAACGCATTGTTATATAACAAAATTAACAGTATCAATCTGTTGGCTTATGACGGGTGCGGGCAGCGAGTACCGCCTGGACCCGGTTCTCGACCCCGAGCTTGCGCAGCACCGCCGATACATGCGCCTTCACGGTGATCTCGCCGATCCCGAGTTCGCGTCCGATCGCCTTGTTGGAATGCCCTTTTTCCATCAGTTCGAGCACGCGCAACTGACGCGGCGTGAGTTGCCCGGCGCCCTGCACGGAAGGATCCGCGGGAGACTTTGCGGGTGAGTCCGCAGCCAATTCACGCAGCGCTTCCGACGGCACATAGCTGCCGCCGGCGCGCACGATCTGCAATGCGTGCTGGGTCAGCGAGGAACCAGAGGACTTCGGCAGATAGCCTGCCGCCCCCTCGCGAAACGCCTCGCGCACGGTGTGCGGATCGTCGTGTGCCGAGCAGATCACGACCGGCACCGTGGGGTGGTATTCGCGCAGGCGACGCAGGCCATCGAGCCCGGTGGCATCGGGCATCGACAGGTCGAGCAGGACGAGGTCGACGGGACAGCACGCCAGCATTTCCAGAGTGGAGGCAATATCGCGGCTCTCGCGGCACTCGACATCGGCAAAAGCACCCGCCACGACGATCTTCAGCGCATCGCGATACAGCGGATGGTCGTCGGCGATCAGCACCAGGTAGCTCATGGAGCGGTCCCGCTCAGGGCTCGCGGGCGCAGCACGCGGCGAATCCATGCAGCGTGGCGAAAAACTCGCGGCGGAACCCTGCGAGTATCCGAACGACCGGCTCGATGCCGGAATCCTTCACGAAGGCCCGGGTGAAATTCGCTCCGAACGGGCGATCAGCCAGCGTCAACCTCCGCCGGCTCTCCTCGCGAATCACCTCCAGTTTCCCGGAGGATGTCTTGATGGTCCCCCCGCCGCCGGCATTGGATACCGCGCTGGCCAGTTGCGAGCACGCGATCCAGCCCATCGGGGCCGGGATCAACGGTATCTCCATTCCCCGCATCCGGGCGATGCGGTTGTCGAATTTCATCCGTTTTCTCCATTGTTGCGCCGGGAACAGTACGGGCATGCGTCATGGCTAGTCAATTGCCGGTCCATGGTATCGGCGCGGCCGAACGCGTCACCAGATCTGCATCTGCGGGGTACCGGTCGGTTATCGCCCGCTGCGTGTGCCGATGCACCAATGCGGGCTTTGCCGTGCCGCTCGACAGCGAGCTGCGTGGTCTGCGCGTCGGCTGGTTGGGGGTTGCGCGGGTTGGCTGCCGATGGCGCCGGGCGTGCTGGATGTCGGCACATCCGACAGCAGCACTCGCGAGCAGCGCGAGCAGCCGCAGGGAGCTCAGGATTCGGGTCAGGGTGGCGGGGCGCATCAGGAAATGGCGAGAGGCAGGGAGTCGAAACCGCGAAAGCGCGCGCGGCGCGAACGCACCGGCTCGCCGCTTAGCCTTAATTCAGGAAAGCGTTCGAAGATCCGTGCGATCGCCACGCGACCCTCGAGGCGCGCCACGTTGAGTCCGGCGCAGGTGTGTATACCGGCGCCGAAGGCAAGATGCGGGTTCGGGTCGCGCGCGATGTCGAAGCGATCGGGGTCGCTGAATACCTGCGGGTCGCGGTTTGCCGCGCCGATGCACAGGGTCAGAATCGAGCCCTTGGGAATTGCCACGCCGCGGATCGCGGTATCCTCGCGTGCGGTCCGGTTGCCGAGCTGGTTGGAACTTTCGTAGCGCAGGATTTCCTCCACCGCGGATTCGATCAGCGCGGGTTCAGCCCGCAGGCGGGCGAGTTCCCGCGGGTGGGTGAGCAACAGGTGGATGCCGTTGCCGATCAGGTTGCTGGTGGTCTCGTGGCCGGCGTTCAGCAGGAAGATGCACTGGTGATACAGCTCGGTTTCCGAGAGACGGTAGCCATCCGATTCCCAGCGGATGAGGCGGGCCAGAATATCGTCTTCATCGTTGCTGAGGTGATGGCGGCGGCGCTCGACGAATTCGGCGAGAAATTCCAGCATCTCCTCGACGCAGCGGTTGCCGAGCGCAATCTGCTGCGCCGACAGCCCGACTTCGAGCGCACCGAGAATCGCCAATGACCAGCGCCGCAGCGGGGCGCGCTCATCGGGCGGAATGCGCAGCAGGTTGCCGATGATTTCCACCGGTATTGCGGCGGCATAATCGGCGATCAGATCGAACTCGCGCCGTTGCGCGATGCCATCCAGCAGATCGTCCACCAGGCGCATGAGTCCAGGTTCCATCGCCACTATCATCTTTGGCGACAGCGCGTTGCCGAAGGCCTTGCGCACATGGGTATGCAACGGCGGATCATTGAACACCAGGCTGGCGGTATGATGCCGGTACAGTGGCGCATCCGCGCCGAATACAGGCTCGAACTGGGTTCGCTTGTCGGAACTGAACAACTTCGCGTTGCGGTACACGCTGTTGATGTCGTCGTGACGGCTGAGGAAAAAGCTGCCGTCGGGACAACGGTACACCGGCGCATGTTCGCGCAGTGCGGCATATACCGGAAAGGGATTGGCATAGTAGTCGTCGTCGAGCTGACGCAGGTCAAATACCGGGAGCGGAGCAGGTGCTGCTGTCATGAAGAAATTTCCTGGGCGGGCGCCTTGTCCCGGGTATGGATGCATTGCCGAAAGCAACCGGACAGTTGACCCGGTGCGTGCTTGCGTGCACCACGCAATATATGACAAGAACACGACTTGCCACTGCCAAGGGTGCTGATTGCCAGGGCACCCAGCGCATTGACGACCATATCCCAAATCGTGTCGGTCAAGCCCGATGGATCGCCGAGCATGTTTTTTTCCGGGGCCGGACCTTGGGAGAGACCGTCCATTCTGCTCGATACCTGTGGGGCAATCACGGGTGTGCAGGGCTATTCCCTGACACCGTGCGGGTTGCAGATCAGGACGTCGCAACTCGCAGCTTCCAGTACCCGGCGTGTGACGCTGCCCAGCAGCGCCCGCCGGATCAGACTAGTGCTGCCGGGACCCAGCGCGATCAGGCCCACGTGCGGATCCCGCGTCGCCCGGACAAGGGATTTCGCCGGATCGCTGGCGATCACCCGCGTCGTGCTTTGTGTCGGGCGATGGGCCAGCTGCTCCGAGATGGCGTGCATGCAGGCCTTCGCCTTGCGGACAAGGGCATCGCGATGAGCCGCCACACTTGCCTGTCCGTGGCCCGCGCGCCGCATCGCTTCTTCGAACGGTGGCGGAATCCGCACGACATGGACCAGACGCAGCCCTGCCAACGGAAACAGCGCGGCCACGAACGCCACGAGCGCACCGGATTCATCGGATGCATCCGTGGCCACCACCACGCGTTCATAGGCTTGTGTAACCGGCCGTTTGACTACCAA is a window from the Gammaproteobacteria bacterium genome containing:
- a CDS encoding ABC transporter permease, translated to MIERPPLLARLLDHLRGLSARRINAVLIKEFIQLRRDRVTFGMILGVPLLELVLFGFAINNDPKQLPTAIFVQDHSAYSRAVVNAFENSGYFRIVSVNDAEVQGDRQLARGEVAFVVTIPEGFTRQLLRREQPQLLLEADSTDPAASSNALAAATQLTRTALAHQRLGAAGADSGQPPFDLVMHRRYNPDGISQYNTVPGLLGVILTMTMVMMPALALTREVERGTMENLLALPVRPMEMMIGKLLPYIAMGAVQVVIILTVAHGVFEVPMQGSYPLLCVMLALFIATVSTMGYLISTVARNQMQAMQMTFFFFLPSMLLSGFMFPFRGMPAWAQGIGEVLPLTHFLRIVRGIMLKGGGFADVAPNIWPLLLFLVVVSAIALSRFRHTLDS
- a CDS encoding FIST C-terminal domain-containing protein, with amino-acid sequence MTASFFTAHAEGLSTAGVIAELDGVLARADLEFSLLLSAPDLLDQVLMPVAARFPAQRIFGCTTSGEITGRGYHENSMVCIGFRKGDFTAVSRRIDGLRGFGFQDARNLVLSAQWELRERAPDADARNTFALLLIDSTSQAEEFVAAALGSELGNTTLIGGSAGDNWKLNRTPVLDCGQLHDDAAVMLLVHTALEFRHYNFHHYRPSSTRGVITAATPAKRLVHEINGAPAIVEYARLCGLDEADIDVEHLSSHPIILMIGDKGYARGFSQVLEDSSMRFACAIDEGMVFRVAQPGDFVGQLEERFAALRREIGAPQLVLAFECAARKVEVERNGMQAAVGRLFARNNVWGFSCMGEQANAINMNNSFNCIAFSVGP
- a CDS encoding response regulator — its product is MSEKAAADAGTVAAAARIVALERAMLRLQRTNETLMDRVEHRISQEGNAFAAFQTAINLEKTVAERTAELRELNLRLERELELRRKYEAALIRAKQQAEDATRSKTRFVASASHDLRQPLNAAILYLESMSPAELDTRNAESLRGVQLALGTLNSLLGTLLDISRLDSGAIHPDPAHHRLAPMLERLAREYGSMAGSGVLRLRMVPRDAVVHTDAALLETVLRNLLSNALKYAGGGRILLAARRRGTQLRVQVSDTGPGIDAQHVSRIFEEFWRAPGAAEGAGSIGLGLSIVERISRLLETRVEVRSSLGRGSTFSLDLPAGDARQLAAPVVAALSHAPATFAGRCVALVDDNEQVLRSMERLLEGWQCRTVAGSSIEEVLTRLIDADLVPDLLLADYHLGNARTGLDALAEISVEFSGPLPAIVVSSDTSPQLTAELQQRGIPFLTKPVEVARLRALMQHLLRGW
- a CDS encoding SDR family oxidoreductase, whose amino-acid sequence is MVTQGSRLADKVTVITGAGRGIGRAMAELFAAQGAAVVIVDVVEQLAAQTLALINGRGDCMAAVCDISDSAKVRQLFVDVQQRYGRVDVLVNVAGIAGQGKSLSQIDDALWQRMLDINLSGSFYCTRAAALAMIEQKLSGSIISISSTGALSGESAVHYDTAKGALLSMTRSLARELGARGIRVNAICPGPTNTELLSGLTPEQLQSLTRRIPLKRMAEPGDIAGAALFLASDESAYVTGQTLLVNGGSWFV
- a CDS encoding prephenate dehydrogenase/arogenate dehydrogenase family protein, translated to MAIERMTVIGLGNMGGSVALAVHRNPAADVEVVGYVRNEEAGREALRLDVVDRLSFDLADAVHDADLVVLATPVSAMESVMRHINPYLAKGAVVTDVGSTKVEVNAWGRQLIGHPAVFIGGHPMAGSAGSGLAGANGEVFRNTVFCVVGEADTPKAASEALLQLVQWIGATPLLMTAQQHDDYVAHVSHLPMLLASALVTSVSTHEDWDVMSRLAALGFREMTRSAAGSSEVRHSICRTNKAAIVASIDRFVGTLQQYRQHIVQDDEQLLRLFQDARAARRDWVNRRN
- a CDS encoding response regulator transcription factor — protein: MSYLVLIADDHPLYRDALKIVVAGAFADVECRESRDIASTLEMLACCPVDLVLLDLSMPDATGLDGLRRLREYHPTVPVVICSAHDDPHTVREAFREGAAGYLPKSSGSSLTQHALQIVRAGGSYVPSEALRELAADSPAKSPADPSVQGAGQLTPRQLRVLELMEKGHSNKAIGRELGIGEITVKAHVSAVLRKLGVENRVQAVLAARTRHKPTD
- a CDS encoding nitronate monooxygenase, with the protein product MKFDNRIARMRGMEIPLIPAPMGWIACSQLASAVSNAGGGGTIKTSSGKLEVIREESRRRLTLADRPFGANFTRAFVKDSGIEPVVRILAGFRREFFATLHGFAACCAREP
- a CDS encoding cytochrome P450, with protein sequence MTAAPAPLPVFDLRQLDDDYYANPFPVYAALREHAPVYRCPDGSFFLSRHDDINSVYRNAKLFSSDKRTQFEPVFGADAPLYRHHTASLVFNDPPLHTHVRKAFGNALSPKMIVAMEPGLMRLVDDLLDGIAQRREFDLIADYAAAIPVEIIGNLLRIPPDERAPLRRWSLAILGALEVGLSAQQIALGNRCVEEMLEFLAEFVERRRHHLSNDEDDILARLIRWESDGYRLSETELYHQCIFLLNAGHETTSNLIGNGIHLLLTHPRELARLRAEPALIESAVEEILRYESSNQLGNRTAREDTAIRGVAIPKGSILTLCIGAANRDPQVFSDPDRFDIARDPNPHLAFGAGIHTCAGLNVARLEGRVAIARIFERFPELRLSGEPVRSRRARFRGFDSLPLAIS
- a CDS encoding universal stress protein, which produces MGQFPQNDAVLARAAEIARAHRAKLTIVHVIDSLTGFGPAPADLALIQHQIRLIARENIEAAIARQEIDVPGIDIRIETGSPSLRLIEQTHETGADLVVMMAHEGESILAKVIGSTTDRVIRAACSPVLVVKRPVTQAYERVVVATDASDESGALVAFVAALFPLAGLRLVHVVRIPPPFEEAMRRAGHGQASVAAHRDALVRKAKACMHAISEQLAHRPTQSTTRVIASDPAKSLVRATRDPHVGLIALGPGSTSLIRRALLGSVTRRVLEAASCDVLICNPHGVRE